Part of the Methanobrevibacter ruminantium genome, AATATCAATCCTATGAGTTTCAAGCTCTTCAATCTTACGATTAGCTAATTTACCATAATCCTTAAACTTAGCAACTTCAAAGTAAACTCCAGTTTCAGTTACATATGCAAATCCCTTATCAATCAATCTTTGGATTTGGTCTAAAATCTCTTCCATATGGTCAGTAGCTCTTGCAAAATAATTAACGCTTTTGACATTCAAAGCAGCCATATCTTCAATAAATCTCTTTTCAAATTTCTTTGCAAGCAACTTGGAGTCTACACCACTTTCTTTTGCTCTGTTAATGATTTTATCATCTATATCTGTAATATTTTGTAAGTAGAATACAGAATATCCTTTAAATTCCAAATATCTTTTAATGGTATCAAAGGAAATGTATGTTCTTCCATGCCCAATATGAGCATCATCATAAACGGTAGGGCCACAAACAAAGAGCTTGATCTTATCTTCAAATAATGTATTCAACTCTTCCTTTTCCCTTGACATAGTACTATAAATTTCCATTATATCTCCTTAAACGTTGTTAATATAAAATAAGTTTAAAATTAACTAAAAATACTATAGAATAACTATATAATTACTGAAAATGACTATAGAATCCTATAGAAGAATAATCTAAAAAATAAAATTAGTAGAAAAATCTACTAAAATTTTATAATAAATGTGCTTCAGAACCTAAACATGCCCTACAATCTTCAGGCATATGTCCTTTTTCTTTATGGATTTGACAAATGACATCTTCTGTTTTGATTCTTTTACAGATGTAACAAGTACGAGGAATAATATCTAATTTAGTTGCAGTTCCTTCATTTAAGTCATTTGCAAATTCTTGAATCAATGCTTTTACATCATCATTGAACTCAATGCCACTGCCTCTTTTGTCAGTTAAATACTGAGATACAGCAGGTTGTGTAATATCCATTAATTCAGATATCTTTTTTTGTTTCATTCCTAATTTCAATAAATCTTTTGCTAATTCAGATCGTATAGCGGGTATGATATACCATACTACCATTTCACAAGGTGGTTTCATATAATACCTCCTAATGTTAAAATATTTTATCAAATTCTTATAATTATCAAATATAAAATAATTTATTCATCATCAATATAGTTATTTAATCTATAAAACAATTTTTCATCAGCACCCTTGAACACTTCTTCAACTTCAGAATCATGGCTTAATTCAACATGTTCTATGTCGTGGAAGTGGCTTAAGATATTGACTCTTTTTTCAAGCTCTTCCTGACGTTCTAAAAGCAGATCAATAGCTGATGAAACAGGGTCTGGGAATTCGTGCTCCAAGTCCAAAACACATTTACGGTCTTCACGAATAATTCTGCTTGGCACCCCAACGGCTGTAGCCCCACTTGGAACATCCTGCAATACAACTGCTCCAGCACCTACCTTACAGGAACGGCCTAAAGTAATGTCACCTAAAACCTTTGCTCCAGAACCGATTACCACTGCATCTTCAACAGTGGGGTGCCTTTTGCCTTTGCTTAAGCTTGTTCCACCAAGAACTACTCCCTGATAAATTAAAACATCATCTCCAACAATAGTTGTTTCACCTATTACAATACCCATTCCATGGTCAATAAAGACCCTTTTGCCTATTTGCGCACCAGGGTGAATTTCTATACCTGTCAAGAATCTTGATATTTGAGAGAAGAATCTCCCCCAAAACGGCAAGCGATGAGTCCAAAGCCAATGATGCCATCTATGTAAAATAATGGCCCAAATTCCAGGATAACAAAGTAGAATCTCTAGACTGCTCCTTGCAGCAGGGTCTCTCATTTTTGCAGCTTGGAGATCATCTCTTAAATCATCAAACATATATTCACCATATCACTAAGTACTAATCAACAGCAATGATTTAACTATTGTTAATTATATTATTATATCTAATTTAATTTTATATAAACTTAACATTTGTTATAATAACAAAGTTATATTTTATCTTTTTTACTATATATACTATTTTAATCAAATGGAAATTTAAAAGAAAAAAATAAGAAAATAAAAAAATAAGAAAATAGTTTTAATTTTTTTAAAAAATTATAAAAAGAAGATTTATTTAGAATAAATCTCCAAAGATCCACTCAGTGGACAAGTATCTCTCTCCAGTATCTGGCAATATGACTACAATGGTTTTTCCTTCATTTTCAGGACGTTTAGCAAGTTCTAATCCTGCCCAAGTAGCTGCACCAGATGAAATACCAGTGAAAATACCTTCTTCTCTTGCAAGTCTTAATAAAGTAGCTCCTGCATCCTCATCTTTTACAGGAATAACCTCATCAATAAGGTCTACATCAAGCACTTCTGGAACAAATCCTGGTCCGATACCTTGGATTTTGTGAGGTCCTTTTTCACCTTTACCTAAAGTTTGAGAGGTAGCAGGTTCAACTGCAACTGCCTTAAACTCTGGTTTTAACTCTTTGATGTATTGAGCAATTCCAGTTACAGTACCACCAGTTCCAGCAGCAGACACTACAATATCCACTTTACCATCGGTATCTCTGTAGATTTCAGGACCAGTGGTTAATCTATGAATTTCAGAGTTTGCCTTGTTTTCAAATTGCTGGGGCATGAATGAATTTGGAGTGTTTTCAACAAGCTCTTTTGCCTTGGCAATAGCTCCACCCATACCTTCGCTTCCAGGGGTTAAGACGATTTCAGCACCAAATACAGCAAGCAATTTTCTTCTTTCAATAGACATTGTCTCAGGCATGGTTAAAATTAACTTATAACCTTTTGCAGCTGCTACAAAGGAAAGACCAATACCAGTGTTACCGCTTGTAGGTTCAATAATTACTGAATCCTCTTTAAGCAATCCTTCTTTTTCTGCAGTTTCAATTAAGTTCACTGCAATACGATCTTTAATGCTGCTTACAGGATTGAAAGATTCCACTTTTACAAGCACATCCGCATTCAATCCTTCTGTCAATCTATTTAATCTTACAAGAGGTGTGTTACCAATAGCTTCAGTCATATCATTAGCTATACCTCTTTTCAATTCAGGAATGTTTACCATAATTATCACATCATAAAATTCAATTTGTTAAAATAATTTTTAAAAAGTCTATTATTAAAGAATATAAAAAATAAAATCTTTGCTTAAATCCCTTCTAATAACCAATCTTTAGTATTTAATATATTAATTTAATAACTTATTTTATTTATAATTTTAATTTGACATTCAAAAATTCAAATCAAAACTATAAAATTACAACAAAAGTTAAAAATATAACAATTGTTATATAATAATTAATAAATGATGATATATAAATATTTCTATAGAAAACTAAAATTTCATCAAAAATTAAAGAAAATAAATAATTAATATTAAAATCAATTATAAGATTATATTATTTTAACCATTATATTAAAAAAGATGATAAAATGACTCTCTTTAAATACATTATTAATCCAAGCCCAATTGGAGAGATAACAATAATCTGGAGGAAAAAACCTAAATTCCAAATTGAAGAGATTATCCTCTCAAAACCAGATAAAAGCTCATCACGAATAGCTGAAGAAAAATATGAGCAAGAAGACAAATTGCCAATCAATAAGAAATCAAAACAATTGAATAATGTATTGAAAGAATTAGATAATTACTTCCAAGAAAAGGACGCTAGATTTTCACTTGAATATCTTAATTTAGACAAATTTACTCCATTCCAGAGAAAAGTATTGGAAACTGAGTTCAAGACAAAAAAAGGAACCATAAACACCTATAAAGATCTTGCAAAAGCCGCTGGAAGTCCGAAGGCATACAGATCAGTAGGCACAGCACTTTCGAAAAATCCATACCCTATAATCATACCCTGCCACAGAACCGTAAAATCAGACAGAACCATTGGAGGATTCGGTGGTGTTGCAGAAGGACTTGAATCTAAAAAAATACTTCTTGAATTAGATGGATTGATGATTCAAGATAAAAAAGTGGTTGGTGACAGCCCTATAATTGCACTTGATAAAACAAGTCAGACAAAGTTAGTTTAAAATTAGAAATAAAAAATGATAAGTTTAAAAATAAGTAAAAAAAAGTTAAAATAAAAAAATATTTATTCTAATTTACTTACATCATATTCACAAAGGTCTGTAAGTGGACATTTATCACATTGAGGACCAATCGGTCTGCAAATGGTCTGACCAAACTGAACCATCAAATCATTTAAATCCACCCAAAGCTCCTTAGGGACCTTTTCCATTAAGACAATTTCAGTCTCTTCAGGTTCCTTTGTATCAGCAATTCCCCACCTATTAGAGATTCTGTGAACATGAGTGTCTACAGGAATAGCTGCATCCTGGAATGCAAATACAATTACACAATTAGCTGTTTTTCTACCTACACCTGGAAGCTTTAGCATTTCATCCATTTCCCTTGGAACTTCACCACCATATTGATCAATCAATATTCTTGAAACTTCCAATATACGGGCTGCCTTTACCCTATAGAATCCTGCAGGCCTAATCAATTCCTGCACATGGTCCACTGGAGCATCAGCAACTGCATAAATATCAGGATAAACATCAAACAATGCATTTGCAGCTTGATCTGTATTTTCATCCCTTGTCCTTTGAGATAGGATAGTTCTAATCAATACTTTATAAGGGTCATGATCATGGAAAGTACGGATAGTGTAGATTTCATTCAATCTTTTAAAGATTTCTCTTATTCTCTCTTCATCATTCATGTTATAATCTCCAAAATACCAAATCATAAAGTTATTTTAATTCCATTTCAATGCCAATTTCACCCATAAGCTCTATGAAATTAGGGAATGATACATCGAAGCATTCACCATTCTCCACTTCAACATCATGCTTCAATCCAAGCAATGAAAATGCCATAGCCAATCTATGGTCATTATGGGACTCAACTGTTCCATCACCAATGGTTTGGCCATAAATAGTCATTCCATCCTCAAACTCTTCAAGTTTGCATCCTAACTTCTCAAGCTCTCTGCATGTGGTGTCGATTCTATCAGTTTCCTTTAATCTTCCATGCTTGACGCCAGTGATTGTGGTTTTTCCTTCTGCCACTGCTCCAAGAACTGCTACAGTAAGCAATAAATCCGGCGCATTTGAGAGGTTTACATCAATTCCCTTAAGATTTCCATCGGATCTGAGTGAAGCGTAATCATCAAATTGAGTTACATTAGCGCCCATTTCCTCTAAAATATCTAAGATGAACTTATCTCCTTGTTTGGAATCGGCGAATAGATTTTCAACTCTCACATAACCTCCAGCAATAGCTGTAGCTGCAAGCAAATATGAAGCAGAGGAGAAATCCCCTTCAACAATATAATCGCTAGCAATGTACTTTTGTGGCTTTACATTAAACTTTACCCCTAAGCAATCAGTATGCTCTTTCTTGCAGGTTTCATGGATTTGATAAGTATCCTCACCAATAGCTATACCGAATTTTTCTAAAATAGAGATTGTCATATCCACATAAGGCTTTGATACGAATTCTGGATAAACTTCAAGTTCCACTCCTTTTTTAGATAATGGGGCAGAAATAAGAATTGATGATATGAATTGGGAACTGAAACTTCCCAAAATATCCGCTTCTCCCCCATCATATCCGGGATAAATCTTAAGAGGAGCATTATTATTGTCATTCAATGATTCTATCCTAACACCTAAATCTTCTAAAGCGTCAATCAATGCACCCATAGGCCTTGATTTGAGAGAATCATCACCTGTAAATATCACTTCATTGTCAGATAATGCAGCCACACTTGTCATAATCCTAAGTGTAGTGCCTGAATTAGCGAGATCAATCATGTCTTCAGAAGGATTTTCGCTAATATTATGTAATTTACCGCCAGTACCAAAAACCTCCAAATAGTCCACAGTTTGACTTTTATCTCCTTTTAAGATGATTTCTTTCTTCCTATCAATTTTAGCGCCAAGAGCTTCACATGCCCTTATGGTTGATAATACATCTTCAGAGTAAAGCACATCAAATAGCTTGGATTTCCCTTCAGCAAGTGATGCAAGAATAACTGCCCTATGGCTATAACTTTTAGAAGAAGGAGCTTTAACGGTTCCATTAATTTTAGAAAAGTTTTTTATTTTAAGATTCATTTAATACATCCTTTGATTAATTAAATAAAATTAATCTATTTTTCGATATAATTATCTATTAAACTATTAGATTAAAATTAATAATAAACTTATCTAAAATCGAAAAAAAATAAAGAGTCTAGAAATAAAAAAAGAAAATGAAAAATAGAAGAATAACTAAATAAAAAAAGAAAAAGTTTTGATCAAACTTTTTCTAAAAGTTTGTCTAAAACTCAATGAAATACCTTAAGACAGTGAATACACCAAGTGCTAAACTTATTGTAAACCCTACAAAACCAAGTACTGGCATTTCATAGAATCTAGGCCCTACATCAATCAGCATTACAAGTGAAGAACCGATTAAAAGTGCAGCAATAATAATAGCCAGAGAAAGCTGGTTTGCTATTTCACTAATATGCTTTACTTCGATATTTACAGTCACTTCCCCTTCTTCTATCTTATATATTGTTTTTGAAATAAGACTTGGCAATGCCCTAATGACATGTTCAAAGGCAAAAAAGCTGTTTTTTGCATTGCTTGCCATTTTTAGAGGATTGTATCTTTGAACCATCAACTTGCGAGCAAATGGCTTAAGAAGAGCTACAAGAATATCTGGGTCTAATCTCAAACCTGTATTTTCGACCATTGACAATCCTCTAGCCATTAAGACAAAGTCATTTGGCCCTCTTACATCAAATTTCTGCATTAAGAAGAGCAAGTCCTCAATAATACCGTTGAAACGACTGAGCTCTACACCATAATACTTTGCAAATAAATCATTAAGGTCGCTTTTTAAAATGTTGATGTCTGTTTTTCTCATTTAAAATATCCATACGAATTAGCTGATTTATCAAGCCATCAATATTACGGTCTGAGAAATAGATCATCAATTCAGCCAAATCTTGCCTAAACTCCTCATCAAGAGAGCCCATCATTCCAAAATCAATATAACATATCGCATTGTCCTCAGTTACAAAGATATTGCCTGGATGTGGGTCTGCATGGAAAAAACCGTCAATGGAAAGCTGCTGGAAATAGGAACGAACTATCCTATCTGCAATGAGTATCTTATTGTATTTTGGGTCATCACCAGCTATGACTTCAGATAATTTAATGCCGTCAACATATTCCATAGTCAAAACTTTTTCAGTTGAATAATCCGGAATGTGGTTGGAACGATTATCTTATCATTATATTTGAAATTGTCATTCAAATGTCTGATATTCATCAATTCATTGTCAAAATCAATTTCCTTATGAATGGATCTGTCAAATTCATGAAGAACAGCAGGAAGATTTAGATGCTTGATACTAGTATTGAATCTATCGGATTCATTTGCAATGAATTTCATTATGCTTAAATCTGTTTCAACTATTTCCTCAACATTTGCTTTTTGAACCTTTACAGCCACTCGCTCACCTGTAGGCAATTTAGCCTCATGGACTTGAGCAATAGAAGCCGTTGCAAGTGGTTTTTTTTGAAAATTCAGCAAAGAGTTCTCCCATATTTCCTCCAAGTTGTGTTTCAATCATTTCCTTAATCTCTTCATAAATTACTGGAGGATTATCATCATGCAGCTGTGAAAGCTCTTCACTTATTCTTTCACCAACCAAATCTGGCCTTGAAGCAAGCAATTGACCAAATTTAATGAATGTTGTTCCAAGCTCTTGAAGCATTAATCGCAATCTTTCTGGAAAGTCATCCTTCAATAACTCCTTATTATCAGCATCACTTCTAAATGGACTAATCTTATTACGAGTAGTTTGACCTAAAACCTTATCAAAATCGTATTTCCTAAAGATTTTTATAATCTCATCAAAACGTGATAATGTTCTTCTTTGCATGATTACCACCTTTTAAAATTAGATGCATGTTATTTATTATTTGTTTATACAAAATGTTTTTTATTGAATTTAAGTTCAATGATATTATGAATTATTTGAATAAAATTATAATTAAATTTATCTAAAAATATTAAAAAGATAAAAAAATTTTAAAAAATTATATGAAATTATTAAAAAAATAAAAATATCTAAAAAACTAAAAAATCAATTATTTCACTAAATCAAGAGCAAGTTGGTCTCTTTCTCCATCAAAGTATTTTTCCAACACTGAAGAGAATACATCATTGTCACTGACCAATTCAAATAAGGTCATGGAACTTCTTAATTTTTTGCTATCTGTATGACCGAATATCTCTACAGGATCATTGGTTTCCAATTTCAATAATTCATTGAATATGCCAATAAGATTGTTTGCCAAATATTCATTTTCCATATATTCCCTTGCCTCTTCCAAGTCATCAATACCATAATATTTAGCTGTAGAGCTTCTCCCTAAACCCTTGATTTGAGGAAATATATACCACATATAATGATTTCTTTTCTTACCATTGATGATTTCCCTAAAAGCCATACCATAATCTTCTTTTTGTGCATCTATAAACCTTTCAACACTCATATTATCCCCATTTTATTTGTTAAGATTCCATTTGAAAATGAATAGAAATAAAAATAAAAAATGAAAAAGAAAGAGAAAGAGAAAAGAGAAAAATTATAAAAAGAATTTGAAATTATACAAACTTATTCTCAAATTCAATTAAAACATCTAAAAGATCATCAGATAATCTATTAATTGTTTTAGCGTGGATATCATTTGGAACTTCCCAGTATGCAGATGCAATTCCTCCTGCAATAGCTGCCATGGTATCCGCATCTCCACCTAATGAAATGCAATTTCTAATTGTATCCTCATAATCCTTAGCTTCTAAAAAGCAAATGATAGACTCTGGAACAGAACCTTGACATGAAACATCGAACTTATAGTAAGGCCTTATTTCATCAACTGTCCTATCTAAATCATAATCATATCTTATTTCAATATGGTCTCTGATTTCCTCTTTTGATGAGCCGAGCCTTGCCAAATAGATAGCATCTGCAGTGGCTAATGCACCCTTAATTCCTTCAGGATGATTATGGGTTACTTCCGCAGAAATCCTTGCCAATCTTTGAACTTCTTCCAATGAATCTCCAACCCATGCAACAGGAGAAACCCTCATTGCTGAACCATTTCCCCAACTATTATAAGGCTCTGGATTTTCAGTTCTTAGCCAATTGTTGAACATTCTGCCATATCCCCCTTTAGGATACCTATGTCCAAAGATTTGCAGTTGCTTAACCAATTCCTCTTTTGAATTCTTATCATTGAGTAGCCATTGAGCTACAGCAAGCGTCATGATTGAATCATCTGTAAATGAAGATTTTTTATTAAAAAGAGAGAATTCCTTAATCTTAATCGGATGGAATTCATAAACTGATCCGATAATATCTCCAGCGATTGCGCCAATAATTCCTTCCATATTTTACCCCCATATTATTATATACTATAATTATGAACTCCGTTACTTATAAAAATATCTAATAAGTATCAAAAGTATCAAAAAAGTATCTGAAATAATATTATCCAGAAAGCAATTTTTATAAAGATTATTATTAATAGTATTTAATAAGAAGGTGGAAAGATGAAAACTATTGTAATCAATGCAGATCCTAAAATTAAACAGGAAATAGGAAAACTATTGAAATCCGCAGCTAAAGGTGCAGAATCTGTAGGGAGTGAAGTTGAATACTTTGATTTATACAAAATAAATATGCGAGGTTGCATGATCTGTTCAATCTGCAAAAAGAAAAATAAGGAAAGCTTCAAATGTTACTGGAAAGATGATTTATCCCCGATAATTGAAAAGATTCTTAATGCAGATACACTTTTAATAGGTTCCCAAATATTCTTCAATTAACCAACTAGCCATTATAGGGCTTTAGTTGGAAGACTTATATATTGTATTGTTTCATATGATAGAAATTGCTATTACAAAGGAAAAGTCAATGTAGGTATCCTCTATAGCATTATCTCTCCAAAAAAGCATTTTGAAAAAAAAAATGTTCGTCCAAATCTCAAATCAACAGAAGACCTGTTTAAAATGTTAAATGGAAAAGTTAAAATTTATGAATCATACAAAGGAATGACAAGCAAGAAAAAGAGCGAAGATGAAATAAAAGAGATGGAAAAACAATTTGAAATTGATTTAAAAAATGCATTTGAAATAGGTGCTGAATTAAGTAAAAAATAGAAAAAATAATTTATATAGTTTTTTAACTTATAAAAATTTTAATAAAAAAAGATTTTACATGAAAAGTATTAAACTTTTCATGAAATAAATTTTAAAAATACTTTAAAAGTAATTATCTGATTACTTCTACGATAACGCCAAGCTTTTCAGATTGCAATATGTCAACTTTCTTACCACTTGCACCGACGATTTCCTT contains:
- a CDS encoding flavodoxin family protein; the encoded protein is MKTIVINADPKIKQEIGKLLKSAAKGAESVGSEVEYFDLYKINMRGCMICSICKKKNKESFKCYWKDDLSPIIEKILNADTLLIGSQIFFN
- a CDS encoding transcriptional regulator, with protein sequence MKPPCEMVVWYIIPAIRSELAKDLLKLGMKQKKISELMDITQPAVSQYLTDKRGSGIEFNDDVKALIQEFANDLNEGTATKLDIIPRTCYICKRIKTEDVICQIHKEKGHMPEDCRACLGSEAHLL
- the aroA gene encoding 3-phosphoshikimate 1-carboxyvinyltransferase, translated to MNLKIKNFSKINGTVKAPSSKSYSHRAVILASLAEGKSKLFDVLYSEDVLSTIRACEALGAKIDRKKEIILKGDKSQTVDYLEVFGTGGKLHNISENPSEDMIDLANSGTTLRIMTSVAALSDNEVIFTGDDSLKSRPMGALIDALEDLGVRIESLNDNNNAPLKIYPGYDGGEADILGSFSSQFISSILISAPLSKKGVELEVYPEFVSKPYVDMTISILEKFGIAIGEDTYQIHETCKKEHTDCLGVKFNVKPQKYIASDYIVEGDFSSASYLLAATAIAGGYVRVENLFADSKQGDKFILDILEEMGANVTQFDDYASLRSDGNLKGIDVNLSNAPDLLLTVAVLGAVAEGKTTITGVKHGRLKETDRIDTTCRELEKLGCKLEEFEDGMTIYGQTIGDGTVESHNDHRLAMAFSLLGLKHDVEVENGECFDVSFPNFIELMGEIGIEMELK
- the cysK gene encoding cysteine synthase A; protein product: MVNIPELKRGIANDMTEAIGNTPLVRLNRLTEGLNADVLVKVESFNPVSSIKDRIAVNLIETAEKEGLLKEDSVIIEPTSGNTGIGLSFVAAAKGYKLILTMPETMSIERRKLLAVFGAEIVLTPGSEGMGGAIAKAKELVENTPNSFMPQQFENKANSEIHRLTTGPEIYRDTDGKVDIVVSAAGTGGTVTGIAQYIKELKPEFKAVAVEPATSQTLGKGEKGPHKIQGIGPGFVPEVLDVDLIDEVIPVKDEDAGATLLRLAREEGIFTGISSGAATWAGLELAKRPENEGKTIVVILPDTGERYLSTEWIFGDLF
- a CDS encoding DUF1810 domain-containing protein; protein product: MSVERFIDAQKEDYGMAFREIINGKKRNHYMWYIFPQIKGLGRSSTAKYYGIDDLEEAREYMENEYLANNLIGIFNELLKLETNDPVEIFGHTDSKKLRSSMTLFELVSDNDVFSSVLEKYFDGERDQLALDLVK
- a CDS encoding ADP-ribosylglycohydrolase family protein, with translation MEGIIGAIAGDIIGSVYEFHPIKIKEFSLFNKKSSFTDDSIMTLAVAQWLLNDKNSKEELVKQLQIFGHRYPKGGYGRMFNNWLRTENPEPYNSWGNGSAMRVSPVAWVGDSLEEVQRLARISAEVTHNHPEGIKGALATADAIYLARLGSSKEEIRDHIEIRYDYDLDRTVDEIRPYYKFDVSCQGSVPESIICFLEAKDYEDTIRNCISLGGDADTMAAIAGGIASAYWEVPNDIHAKTINRLSDDLLDVLIEFENKFV
- a CDS encoding endonuclease III domain-containing protein — translated: MNDEERIREIFKRLNEIYTIRTFHDHDPYKVLIRTILSQRTRDENTDQAANALFDVYPDIYAVADAPVDHVQELIRPAGFYRVKAARILEVSRILIDQYGGEVPREMDEMLKLPGVGRKTANCVIVFAFQDAAIPVDTHVHRISNRWGIADTKEPEETEIVLMEKVPKELWVDLNDLMVQFGQTICRPIGPQCDKCPLTDLCEYDVSKLE
- a CDS encoding methylated-DNA--[protein]-cysteine S-methyltransferase; translated protein: MTLFKYIINPSPIGEITIIWRKKPKFQIEEIILSKPDKSSSRIAEEKYEQEDKLPINKKSKQLNNVLKELDNYFQEKDARFSLEYLNLDKFTPFQRKVLETEFKTKKGTINTYKDLAKAAGSPKAYRSVGTALSKNPYPIIIPCHRTVKSDRTIGGFGGVAEGLESKKILLELDGLMIQDKKVVGDSPIIALDKTSQTKLV
- the epsC gene encoding serine O-acetyltransferase EpsC, with product MFDDLRDDLQAAKMRDPAARSSLEILLCYPGIWAIILHRWHHWLWTHRLPFWGRFFSQISRFLTGIEIHPGAQIGKRVFIDHGMGIVIGETTIVGDDVLIYQGVVLGGTSLSKGKRHPTVEDAVVIGSGAKVLGDITLGRSCKVGAGAVVLQDVPSGATAVGVPSRIIREDRKCVLDLEHEFPDPVSSAIDLLLERQEELEKRVNILSHFHDIEHVELSHDSEVEEVFKGADEKLFYRLNNYIDDE